ATATTATCGGCCCGGTGATGATCGGACCTTCGTCGAGCCATACCGCCGGAGCCGTCAGGATCGGCATGATGGCGCGCCGCCTCTGGGGCTGGGAACGGCCGTTGCGTTCCGCCAAACTGTTTCTGCGCGGTTCCTTCGCCGCCACCTATTGGGGGCACGGCACCGACCGCGGCCTGGTGGCCGGCCTGCTGCGCATGCAGCCCGACGACCTGCGCATTCCCAGATCGTTTGAGGTCGCCCGCGCGGAGGGGCTGGATTTTTCTTTCGACACGGAAGAGATCGACGGCGCGCATCCCAATTCGGTGCGCGTCGTCATGTCGGACGGTGCGGAACAGTGCGAGGCCGTGGGCGCGTCCATCGGCGGCGGCGCGGTAGAGCTGCGCGCCGTGGACGGTTTTCCCATGGTCGTGCCGTTCGGCCAGCCGGTGCTGATCGTCATGCAC
The Pyramidobacter piscolens W5455 DNA segment above includes these coding regions:
- the sdaAB gene encoding L-serine ammonia-lyase, iron-sulfur-dependent subunit beta, producing the protein MSLLDIIGPVMIGPSSSHTAGAVRIGMMARRLWGWERPLRSAKLFLRGSFAATYWGHGTDRGLVAGLLRMQPDDLRIPRSFEVARAEGLDFSFDTEEIDGAHPNSVRVVMSDGAEQCEAVGASIGGGAVELRAVDGFPMVVPFGQPVLIVMHRDQPGIVSVITGEFYRLGLNVARMEMERRVRGGMAVFVFVLDGAVPADLGERIRTIVPACRRVILLKSAEEGVSA